The Chiroxiphia lanceolata isolate bChiLan1 chromosome 24, bChiLan1.pri, whole genome shotgun sequence genome has a segment encoding these proteins:
- the MRPS15 gene encoding 28S ribosomal protein S15, mitochondrial: MLALLGRGGAAALGRARAACSPALQAARGYARPVTRRRKDIPSQLDDLPPTMLKKDYANLPVMNSVDDVVRRLLSLEMASQKEKMKIKTQQLVEKVRRSPSDNGSFEVQVAILTARIRMFEEHLQRHPKDKNNKRRMLMDVDKRKKLLGYLRRVRYDTFENTCKQLDIQYSLPPPYTRRVTKRWLVKKAFCIKVYQEAQKLKAAERLKQRERQARARAAQGQQGQEKLAQEKLAQQGQEKLAQEKPAQEGTPV; this comes from the exons ATGCTGGCGCTGCtgggccgcggcggggccgccgcgctGGGCAGGGCGCGGGCCG cctgcagccctgctctccaggCAGCCAGGGGTTATGCCAGACCTGTgacaaggaggaggaaag ACATCCCCAGCCAGCTGGATGACCTCCCTCCCACCATGCTGAAGAAGGATTATGCCAATCTCCCAGTAATGAACAG TGTGGATGATGTAGTGAGAAGGCTGTTGTCCCTGGAAATGGCAAGTCAG AAGGAGAAGATGAAAATCAAGACGCAGCAGCTGGTGGAGAAGGTCAGGAGGTCTCCCAGCGACAACGGCTCCTTTGAGGTGCAAG TTGCAATTCTGACTGCCAGGATCCGCATGTTCGAGGAGCACCTCCAGAGGCATCCCAAG GACAAGAACAACAAGCGGCGGATGCTGATGGACGTGGACAAGCGGAAGAAGCTGCTGGGGTACCTGCGGCGGGTGCGCTACGACACCTTCGAGAACACCTGCAAGCAGCTGGACATCCAGTACAGCCTCCCCCCGCCCTACACACGGCGCGTCACCAAGCGCTGGCTGGTGAAGAAGGCCTTCTGCATCAAG GTGTACCAGGAGGCACAgaagctgaaagcagcagagaggctgAAGCAGAGAGAGCGGCAGGCGAGAGCCAGGGCggcccaggggcagcaggggcaggagaagCTGGCACAGGAgaagctggcacagcaggggcaggagaagTTGGCACAGGAGAAGCCGGCACAGGAGGGAACTCCTGTGTAG
- the CSF3R gene encoding granulocyte colony-stimulating factor receptor, with amino-acid sequence MARRRAGTPPLLQLSLLLLLCPGGTLGCALVALGSPVVTLGSAVTATCTIQRELCQGLEQGKVRISWMLDNKPVAGSQRQGPGGTEVSELTLPRFNRTQARLWCCVEWNGTKQRVGMAEIRAGYPPAKPLNLSCVLNLGDYGLTCQWEQGADSHLPTSVALKCAGSRAQAVTGCTPRGGHSHCTVPRPLLQLYREMEIWVSATNALGTAESEHLCIDPMDVAKLDPPTLRNIQSIPFQTDCVALAWEVARGTEHMELQCELRYRAPEDPAWSLVTGIVGRAGTTQRCGFLFGTRYHFQLRCRRSSALAFWSEWSPGRNYTTHEKAPSGKLDAWWGARPAGAGGRLEVQLRWKAPRRHEANGQVLGYRVTLSPRRRGRDPPTVCNTTHTECNFSAPAGTRRVYLSAYNAAGESAATEVVLLERKGEPLAGLWAGPRDISSLRVHWEAPPAPVAAYVLEWQRVTSEPGHCSACWQMERDGAATTALIQYGIEPFQQYNISLYPLYKDAVGMPIHTTAYSQQRAPSYAPKLHLRSISKSEAELCWEPLPVEVQNGFITNYTIFWANSMADVASATVNPSLSSFVIRGLRPSTLYKVHIMASTAAGGTNGTSLTLVTTVLDDTEIQFLFLTLGLAFLLLILLLICFQKNERVKEQLWPSVPDPANSSLGKWVPAVLPQEPLLVPAAREPGPAAISTVTVLEGAPGKPPGKEPPGPPAAPSALPRPYVRQDGPGEPVQYARVGGAGYRGQRLLPEPGPRFYENLRGRGDGAGDWWVPEETPASFPLLQGLRIGGAEELHECRAD; translated from the exons ATGGCCAGGCGCCGTGCTGGGACAccccccctgctccagctctccctgctcctgctcctctgcccgGGCG ggaCTCTGGGCTGCGCCTTGGTGGCCCTGGGCTCACCCGTTGTGACCCTGGGCTCGGCCGTCACAGCAACCTGCACCATCCAGAGGGAACTCtgccagggcttggagcaggggaaggtcCGGATCAGCTGGATGCTGGACAACAAGCCCGTGGCTGGGAGCCAGCGCCAGGGCCCGGGGGGCACGGAGGTGTCCGAGCTCACCCTGCCCCGGTTCAACCGCACGCAGGCCAGGCTGTGGTGCTGCGTGGAGTGGAACGGGACCAAGCAGCGCGTGGGCATGGCCGAGATCAGGGCGGGCT ACCCTCCTGCAAAGCCCCTCAACCTCAGCTGCGTCCTGAACCTCGGCGACTACGGGCTGACGTgccagtgggagcagggagccGACAGCCACCTCCCCACCAGCGTGGCACTGAAGTGTGCCGG gagcagagcccaggcgGTGACGGGCTGCACCCCACGAGGCGGGCACAGCCACTGCACGGTGCCACGCCCGCTGCTCCAGCTGTACCGGGAGATGGAGATCTGGGTGTCTGCCACCAACGCCCTGGGCACGGCCGAGTCGGAGCATCTCTGCATCGACCCCATGGACGTCG cCAAGCTGGACCCCCCAACCCTGAGGAACATCCAGTCCATCCCCTTCCAGACCGACTGCGTTGCCCTGGCCTGGGAGGTGGCGCGGGGCACGGAGCACATGGAGCTGCAGTGTGAGCTGCGCTACCGGGCACCCGAGGACCCTGCCTGGAGCCTG GTCACTGGCATCGTGGGCCGGGCCGGCACCACGCAGCGCTGCGGGTTCCTCTTCGGCACACGGTACCACTTCCAGCTGCGCTGCCGGCGCAGCTCAGCACTGGCCTTCTGGAGTGAGTGGAGCCCGGGCAGGAACTACACCACCCACGAGAAAG CCCCCTCAGGGAAGCTGGACGCGTGGTGGGGCGCTCGGCCGGCCGGGGCAGGGGGGCGGCTGGAGGTGCAGCTGCGCTGGAAG gCCCCACGGCGGCACGAGGCCAACGGGCAAGTGCTGGGCTACCGTGTCACCCTGAGCCccaggaggaggggcagggacccccccacTGTCTGCAACACCACCCACACTGAGTGCAACTTCTCGGCGCCCGCGGGGACCAGGAGGGTTTATCTCTCAGCCTACAACGCCGCCGGAGAGTCGGCAGCAACCGAGGTTGTCCTCCTGGAGAGGAAAG GTGAGCCCCTGGCCGGGCTCTGGGCCGGGCCCCGGGACATCAGCAGCCTCAGGGTGCACTGGGAGGCACCGCCGGCCCCGGTGGCCGCCTATGTCCTGGAGTGGCAGCGGGTGACATCCGAGCCCGGACACTGCAGCGCCTGCTGGCAGATGGAGCGTGACGGGGCGGCCACCACAGCCCTCATCCAGT ATGGCATCGAGCCTTTCCAGCAGTACAACATCTCCCTGTACCCCCTCTACAAGGACGCCGTTGGGATGCCCATCCACACCACAGCCTACTCCCAGCAGAGGG caCCGTCCTACGCCCCGAAGCTCCACCTGAGGAGCATCAGCAAGTCAGAGGccgagctgtgctgggagccgCTGCCAGTGGAGGTGCAGAACGGCTTCATCACCAACTACACCATCTTCTGGGCCAACAGCATGGCCGACGTGGCCA gtgccaccgTGAATCCCTCTCTCAGCTCCTTTGTCATCCGGGGGCTGAGGCCCTCGACCCTGTACAAGGTGCACATCATGGCATCCACGGCTGCTGGCGGCACCAACGGCACCAGCCTGACCCTGGTGACCACAGTGCTTG ATGACACCGAGATCCAGTTCCTGTTCCTGACCCTGGGGCTGGCCTTTCTCCTGCTCATACTGTTGCTCATCTGCTTCCAGAAGAACGAGAG AgtgaaggagcagctctggcccAGCGTCCCTGACCCTGCCAACAGCAGCCTGGGCAAGTGGGTGCCGGCAGTGCTGCCACAG gAGCCGCTCCTGGTCCCTGCCGCCAgggagcccggcccggccgccaTCTCCACTGTCACCGTGCTGGAAGGGGCCCCGGGGAAGCCGCCGGGGAAGGAGCCGCCCgggccgcccgccgccccctcgGCGCTGCCCCGGCCCTACGTGCGGCAGGACGGCCCCGGCGAGCCCGTGCAGTACGCGCGGGTGGGAGGTGCGGGGTACCGGGGGCAGCGGCTGCTCCCCGAGCCCGGACCCCGCTTCTACGAGAACCTGCGGGGCCGCGGGGACGGCGCCGGGGACTGGTGGGTCCCCGAGGAGACCCCCGCCAGCTTCCCGCTGCTGCAGGGGCTCCGCATCGGCGGGGCCGAGGAGCTGCACGAGTGCCGGGCGGACTAG